One Aureibacillus halotolerans DNA segment encodes these proteins:
- a CDS encoding VWA domain-containing protein, with product MRIFIYKPQNLFVVLVALFIITGCSSNNESTSSDQQEQTESSFINASSDEASETPNVYEPGTEVILRPETQEELVQTKAGRFAGVAFSENKKEITEILDQYPSVTERSSEKTIDMLKQLVLLFAEDYEDPFTDWQEITVEFPSIYNGKSQLKPKLNVEIILDASGSMVETVDGESKMSLAKAAIKKFTSNLPEEARVGLRVYGHQGTTAFEDKMTSCESSELVYEFQPYNESALAGALEGFSPAGWTPMAKALKDSMDDLEGLDSKVNTNLIFLVSDGIETCDGDPVSVANELKQSDIQPLVNVIGFDVDEEGEQQLKEVAESADGIFSYVENQEDLTEQFDRADEIAAQWINWRDKEIERIQSAKEDRKQEIEQTELLWEEKIAREDKNIQQAIEYLESEGIIDSSVADSLSYELSNRTLWLEVLKDDIILDTDLKNADEASDSKSEVFDAFHDNAWD from the coding sequence ATGAGAATTTTTATATACAAGCCGCAAAACCTCTTTGTTGTTCTAGTTGCCCTTTTTATCATTACTGGTTGTTCAAGCAATAACGAGAGTACTAGTAGTGATCAGCAAGAACAAACAGAGTCAAGCTTCATCAACGCTTCATCAGATGAAGCATCAGAAACGCCAAATGTTTACGAACCAGGCACAGAAGTTATACTCCGCCCTGAAACACAAGAAGAGTTAGTCCAGACGAAAGCTGGGCGTTTTGCTGGGGTAGCCTTTTCGGAAAATAAAAAAGAAATTACTGAAATCTTGGATCAATACCCTTCAGTAACAGAACGATCCTCGGAGAAAACCATAGATATGTTAAAACAGCTCGTGCTTCTCTTCGCGGAGGATTATGAAGACCCATTTACAGATTGGCAAGAAATCACGGTGGAGTTTCCAAGTATTTATAATGGCAAGAGTCAATTAAAGCCCAAACTCAACGTAGAGATCATTCTGGATGCCAGTGGCAGCATGGTAGAGACAGTTGATGGGGAATCGAAAATGAGCCTTGCAAAAGCAGCAATCAAAAAATTTACGAGCAATTTACCAGAAGAAGCCAGAGTTGGTTTACGTGTCTATGGGCATCAGGGAACCACCGCTTTTGAAGATAAAATGACGTCTTGCGAGAGTAGTGAACTGGTTTACGAATTCCAGCCATATAATGAATCGGCTTTAGCAGGTGCTCTTGAAGGTTTTTCACCAGCAGGGTGGACTCCAATGGCAAAAGCTCTAAAAGATTCAATGGATGATTTGGAAGGGTTGGATAGTAAGGTTAATACCAATCTAATTTTTCTCGTCAGCGACGGGATAGAAACATGTGATGGTGATCCGGTAAGCGTGGCCAATGAATTGAAACAGTCGGACATTCAGCCGCTCGTCAACGTGATTGGATTTGATGTGGACGAAGAAGGCGAGCAACAATTAAAAGAGGTAGCGGAAAGTGCAGACGGCATTTTTTCCTATGTTGAAAACCAGGAAGACTTGACTGAGCAGTTTGATCGTGCTGATGAAATTGCGGCACAGTGGATCAATTGGAGAGATAAGGAAATTGAACGAATTCAATCTGCCAAAGAAGATCGGAAGCAAGAAATAGAGCAAACAGAACTGTTGTGGGAAGAAAAGATTGCTAGAGAGGACAAAAACATTCAGCAAGCCATTGAGTATTTGGAAAGCGAAGGAATCATAGATTCTAGTGTAGCGGACAGCTTGAGCTACGAATTAAGTAATCGTACGCTGTGGCTAGAAGTTTTGAAGGATGACATCATCCTTGATACGGATCTGAAAAACGCCGATGAAGCATCTGATTCAAAAAGTGAAGTATTTGATGCATTTCATGATAATGC